In Lycium ferocissimum isolate CSIRO_LF1 unplaced genomic scaffold, AGI_CSIRO_Lferr_CH_V1 ctg4748, whole genome shotgun sequence, a single window of DNA contains:
- the LOC132044551 gene encoding CBS domain-containing protein CBSX6, which yields MASVFLYHVVGDLTVGKPELVEFTETQTVEAAIKAIGESTECGIPVWKMRSQKSLIENAEMRRKRFVGILNSLDIVAFLAREECLADQEKAMKTPVSEVVVPDNSLLKELDPATRLIDALEMMKQGVKRLLVPKIVVWRGMSKRFSILYNGKWLKNIDTSNPAANANRPSTSSPTTIRDKFCCLSREDIIRFIIGCLGALAPIPLSSIYSLGVINPNYCSIEASRAAMDATQKLPKDPPAVAVIEPMGDDYNKIIGEISATKLWKCDYLAAAWALANFSAGQFVMGVEDNITSRSLPDFAVNNPMVTDANTANRPGPARSKTFSSRSIGFVSNPTNSSLSASRSMYRGRSAPLTCKETSSLAAVMAQMLSHRATHVWVTDAENEDCLVGVVGYADILAAVTKPLPPTNPETQTS from the exons ATGGCATCTGTGTTTTTGTACCATGTGGTGGGGGATCTAACAGTGGGAAAGCCTGAGTTAGTGGAATTTACAGAGACACAAACAGTGGAGGCAGCTATAAAGGCTATTGGGGAGTCTACAGAATGTGGGATACCTGTGTGGAAGATGAGATCTCAAAAGAGCTTGATTGAGAATGCGGAAATGAGGCGAAAACGGTTTGTGGGTATTCTTAATTCCCTTGATATTGTTGCATTCTTGGCTAGAGAGGAATGTTTGGCTGATcaggagaaagctatgaagactCCTGTTTCTGAGGTTGTCGTTCCTGATAATTCTTTGCTCAAGGAGCTTGATCCTGCCACAAG GTTGATAGACGCACTGGAGATGATGAAACAAGGTGTGAAGCGGCTCCTAGTTCCTAAAATTGTTGTATGGAGAGGTATGAGCAAGAGATTTTCAATTCTTTATAACGGCAAATGGCTAAAGAACATTGATACTTCTAATCCTGCTGCCAATGCCAACCGACCATCAACTTCTTCCCCTACGACCATTCGTGACAAGTTCTGTTGTCTGTCTAGAGAAGATATCATCCGTTTTATTATTGGTTGCCTTGGTGCATTAGCCCCTATACCTCTCTCCTCTATCTATTCCCTTGGAGTCATTAACCCAAACTACTGCTCAATAGAAGCATCACGAGCAGCGATGGATGCCACACAAAAACTGCCAAAGGATCCCCCTGCAGTTGCAGTCATCGAGCCTATGGGAGATGATTACAACAAAATCATTGGCGAGATTTCTGCCACTAAACTGTGGAAGTGTGATTATTTGGCTGCCGCATGGGCCTTGGCTAATTTTTCAGCAGGACAATTCGTGATGGGTGTTGAGGATAATATCACCTCAAGATCCTTACCTGATTTTGCAGTCAATAATCCTATGGTAACAGATGCAAATACTGCCAATAGGCCCGGTCCAGCTAGGTCAAAAACATTTAGCAGCAGAAGTATTGGGTTCGTCAGCAATCCAACAAACTCATCTTTAAGTGCTTCTAGGAGCATGTATCGTGGAAGAAGTGCGCCATTGACATGTAAGGAGACAAGCTCACTGGCTGCTGTTATGGCTCAGATGTTGTCACATCGGGCAACTCATGTATGGGTTACTGATGCCGAGAATGAGGACTGTTTAGTTGGAGTTGTTGGTTATGCTGATATCTTAGCTGCAGTTACTAAACCCCTTCCTCCCACCAATCCCGAAACTCAGACATCTTGA